In the genome of Mucilaginibacter defluvii, one region contains:
- a CDS encoding DUF4198 domain-containing protein has product MKRFCLFTAALSIAVLLTAAINEDFLLAENFFLHKGDKLSVRMFKADVSSTDDDYETPEAKDAKFALYEGSKKIPLTTIANDTVVTIKDYEVANGGLALLQLSQSATQEIDRETFLKHLEADGNEESVKKAKSFHTMNVREKYNRSMKTLVMIDKPSGSVQEKLVGDEFELTLKGNPYKMNYGDDVTAIVYFQNKPLESAPIKLYVKTPKGTIYPENLISDAKGQIFFKLSREGIYMLRATRTDVAASGKDADFETWWTSYTFAFSSANELPNTYKEFGFGNKH; this is encoded by the coding sequence ATGAAGCGTTTTTGCTTGTTTACTGCCGCCCTTTCCATCGCAGTGTTGCTAACTGCTGCCATCAATGAAGATTTTTTGTTGGCCGAAAACTTTTTTTTGCACAAAGGCGATAAGCTGAGCGTGCGCATGTTCAAGGCCGATGTATCATCAACAGATGATGATTACGAAACCCCGGAAGCAAAGGATGCGAAATTCGCATTGTACGAGGGTTCAAAAAAAATACCGCTGACTACCATCGCGAATGATACCGTAGTTACCATTAAAGATTACGAAGTAGCGAACGGCGGCCTGGCTTTACTACAGTTGAGCCAATCGGCAACGCAGGAGATTGACCGCGAAACATTCCTGAAACACCTTGAGGCTGATGGGAATGAAGAATCGGTTAAAAAGGCCAAAAGCTTCCATACCATGAATGTGCGCGAAAAATACAACCGCTCCATGAAGACGCTGGTGATGATAGATAAACCTTCGGGCAGTGTGCAGGAGAAATTAGTGGGCGATGAATTTGAGCTCACGCTAAAGGGAAATCCTTACAAAATGAACTATGGCGACGATGTAACCGCAATTGTTTATTTCCAGAATAAACCATTAGAGTCGGCACCGATAAAGCTTTACGTTAAAACACCCAAGGGTACTATTTATCCCGAAAATTTAATATCCGATGCTAAAGGGCAGATTTTCTTTAAGCTAAGCCGCGAGGGTATTTACATGTTACGCGCAACTCGTACTGACGTTGCCGCCAGCGGTAAAGATGCCGATTTTGAAACCTGGTGGACATCTTACACCTTTGCATTCAGCAGCGCTAACGAGTTGCCGAACACCTATAAGGAGTTTGGTTTTGGTAACAAACACTAA
- a CDS encoding carbon-nitrogen hydrolase, with protein sequence MSKVKVGIVQMSCVADKQQNLDKAISKVREAAAKGAQIVCLQELFTSLYFCDVEDYDNFKLAEAIPGPSTEAISAVAAELNVVVIASLFEKRAQGVYHNTTAVIDADGAYLGKYRKMHIPDDPGFYEKFYFTPGDLGYKVFNTKYAKIGVLICWDQWYPEAARITALMGAEILFYPTAIGWASAQDDITNTDQYNAWQTIQRSHSVANGVHVVSVNRVGEEAGLKFWGGSFVSNPFGALIYQASHHDEEVTVHELDLEQSDYYRSHWPFLRDRRIETYQPITKRLIDED encoded by the coding sequence ATGAGCAAAGTTAAAGTTGGTATTGTACAAATGAGTTGTGTTGCTGATAAGCAACAGAACCTTGATAAAGCTATCAGTAAAGTGCGCGAGGCAGCAGCCAAAGGTGCCCAGATAGTTTGTTTACAGGAGCTTTTTACATCGCTGTATTTTTGTGATGTAGAGGATTACGACAATTTTAAACTGGCCGAGGCTATTCCCGGCCCGTCAACCGAGGCCATTTCGGCTGTTGCCGCTGAGCTGAATGTGGTGGTTATCGCTTCATTGTTTGAGAAACGTGCACAAGGCGTTTACCACAACACTACAGCGGTTATTGATGCTGATGGCGCTTATTTGGGTAAATACCGCAAAATGCATATTCCTGATGATCCGGGTTTTTACGAAAAGTTCTACTTCACCCCAGGCGACCTAGGTTACAAGGTATTCAATACAAAATACGCCAAAATTGGTGTGCTGATCTGCTGGGATCAATGGTATCCGGAGGCAGCCCGTATTACCGCGTTAATGGGTGCCGAAATATTGTTCTATCCAACGGCTATTGGCTGGGCATCAGCTCAGGACGATATAACCAATACCGATCAGTACAACGCATGGCAAACTATACAGCGCTCGCATTCGGTAGCTAACGGCGTGCACGTAGTGAGTGTGAACAGGGTAGGCGAAGAAGCCGGTTTGAAATTCTGGGGCGGATCATTTGTATCAAACCCGTTTGGTGCGCTGATTTATCAGGCATCACACCATGATGAAGAGGTAACGGTGCATGAACTCGACCTTGAACAATCGGACTACTACCGCAGCCACTGGCCGTTCCTGCGCGATCGCCGCATTGAAACTTATCAGCCGATAACCAAGCGTTTAATAGACGAAGACTAA
- a CDS encoding lysylphosphatidylglycerol synthase transmembrane domain-containing protein produces the protein MTNMPDAPAPKTGKQKLWDATKLIIKIAVTSALLYYVFSKVPVEKVKYRLLHANYWWMAVALLTFFASMVVSAWRLLSFFKSINLRLDPRFNMRLYMLGLFYNFLLPGGIGGDGYKIWLLNKRYKLPAKKMFWAILFDRLSGLWAIGFIICTLIIFIPQIDVHLAIPGGIFLGGTAIYYFVAYKFFREYTKYFFQAHAKAILVQGLQVLCIIFVLLGQDFDGKFAPYLLSFLVSALAAVVPITIGGAGARETIFTQLSGIFNMDVGLAVFLSISFYIISLLVALTGVYYVIRTSRLEEGLPSIEEHDEEEETKPATN, from the coding sequence ATGACAAATATGCCAGATGCCCCGGCGCCAAAAACCGGGAAACAAAAACTGTGGGATGCCACTAAACTGATTATCAAGATTGCCGTAACATCGGCATTGTTATATTATGTATTCAGCAAGGTGCCTGTTGAAAAAGTGAAGTACCGTTTGCTGCACGCCAACTATTGGTGGATGGCGGTGGCTCTTCTTACCTTTTTCGCCTCCATGGTGGTTTCAGCATGGCGGCTGTTAAGCTTTTTCAAATCGATTAACCTTAGGTTAGATCCGCGTTTTAACATGCGCCTGTATATGCTGGGCTTATTCTATAATTTTTTGCTGCCAGGCGGTATTGGCGGCGATGGTTATAAAATATGGCTGTTAAACAAGCGCTACAAGCTACCGGCAAAAAAAATGTTCTGGGCTATATTGTTCGACAGGTTGAGCGGCCTCTGGGCTATCGGCTTTATTATTTGTACACTTATAATCTTCATCCCGCAGATTGATGTTCACTTGGCTATACCAGGCGGTATTTTTTTAGGCGGAACCGCTATCTATTATTTTGTGGCCTACAAATTCTTTCGCGAATACACCAAATACTTTTTCCAGGCGCATGCCAAGGCTATATTAGTGCAGGGCTTACAGGTATTGTGTATCATATTTGTATTGTTAGGGCAGGATTTCGATGGAAAATTCGCGCCTTACCTGTTATCATTCCTGGTATCAGCCTTGGCGGCGGTAGTACCTATCACCATTGGTGGGGCAGGCGCACGCGAAACTATTTTCACCCAGTTATCAGGCATCTTTAATATGGATGTTGGCCTGGCTGTATTTTTAAGTATATCATTCTATATCATATCATTACTTGTTGCGCTTACCGGCGTGTACTATGTAATACGCACCAGTCGGCTGGAAGAAGGTTTACCAAGCATTGAGGAACACGACGAAGAGGAAGAAACCAAGCCAGCGACAAACTAA
- a CDS encoding SDR family oxidoreductase, which yields MNIIITGASSGVGFEAVIDLITSGKHKVMAIARSQDKLQRLFEISRSINPDCILYPIVFDLVSDDPAALLQFIGTHMDNKVDALINNAGVLINKPFKELEEIDFVDMLQSNYLSHVRITQALLGVMPAGSHIVNIGSMGGYQGSAKFAGLSAYSASKAALHVFTECLAQELAEQQISVNCLALGSAQTEMLEKAFPGYQSPVMAFEMGKYIADFALTGHKFFNGKILPVALTTP from the coding sequence ATGAATATTATTATAACCGGCGCCAGCAGCGGCGTAGGCTTTGAAGCCGTTATCGACCTCATTACTTCAGGCAAGCACAAGGTGATGGCCATTGCCCGTTCGCAGGATAAGTTACAGCGTTTGTTTGAGATATCGCGAAGCATAAACCCTGACTGTATTTTGTACCCTATAGTGTTTGACCTGGTTAGTGATGACCCTGCCGCGTTGCTGCAATTCATTGGCACACATATGGATAATAAGGTTGATGCCCTGATAAATAATGCAGGGGTACTGATCAATAAACCTTTTAAGGAGCTGGAGGAAATTGATTTTGTGGATATGCTGCAAAGCAATTACCTAAGCCATGTACGCATTACACAAGCCTTATTAGGCGTGATGCCTGCGGGAAGCCATATTGTGAACATAGGCAGTATGGGCGGTTACCAGGGTAGCGCCAAGTTTGCCGGCCTTTCGGCTTACTCGGCAAGTAAGGCAGCCTTGCACGTTTTTACCGAATGCCTGGCACAAGAACTTGCCGAGCAGCAGATCAGCGTTAACTGCCTGGCTTTAGGCTCGGCACAAACTGAAATGCTGGAGAAGGCTTTTCCGGGTTATCAATCGCCGGTGATGGCCTTTGAAATGGGCAAATACATTGCCGACTTCGCACTTACCGGCCATAAGTTTTTTAACGGAAAGATATTGCCGGTGGCGCTTACTACGCCGTAA
- a CDS encoding cation:proton antiporter, which translates to MILCGLVIFSYLFDLIAGKTKLPSVLLLLFLGIAIRQVVDYFSWTAPDFSRILPALGTLGLILIVFEGALELKYTPEKNVVIKRSFLSALCILLATTAVITTIFHYISGASIYRCIVNAIPFCVVSSAIAIPSASGLPKDKKEFIIYESSFSDILTIVFFNFMLSNKSFNFTAFTSLGGELLLILFFAVVSCLLLLYLIKNITHHVKFFLIISIIILVYAIGQSYHLSALIVVLAFGLFLNNASQIHFPWFRRNFLYPALGHELKQLLQLSAESAFLMRTFFFVLFGFTMNIHQFNDLGLLILGVLVIVSIYLIRFLYIKLALKTDMMPELVLVPRGLISVLLFYNLPEKLQLPQIDTGLLFIVILSTSVIMSLGLLGSRKYKIPEGQEFDNV; encoded by the coding sequence ATGATATTGTGCGGGCTGGTAATATTTTCATACCTGTTCGACCTTATTGCCGGCAAAACCAAACTGCCGTCGGTACTGCTGTTGCTTTTTTTGGGGATCGCCATCCGGCAGGTTGTAGATTACTTTAGCTGGACAGCGCCTGACTTTAGTCGCATACTGCCCGCCTTGGGTACATTGGGTTTGATACTGATCGTATTCGAAGGCGCTCTCGAGCTTAAATACACGCCTGAAAAGAACGTGGTCATTAAACGATCCTTTCTGTCGGCGTTGTGCATACTACTGGCAACCACGGCTGTAATTACTACTATATTCCACTACATATCGGGCGCGAGTATTTACCGTTGCATTGTTAACGCTATTCCTTTTTGTGTGGTAAGTTCGGCTATCGCGATACCTTCAGCATCGGGCCTGCCAAAAGATAAAAAGGAGTTTATTATATACGAATCATCCTTTTCAGATATACTCACCATTGTTTTCTTCAACTTTATGCTGAGTAACAAGTCGTTTAACTTTACGGCGTTTACAAGCTTAGGGGGCGAATTGTTGCTGATACTGTTTTTCGCGGTGGTATCGTGCCTGCTGTTGTTATATCTTATCAAGAATATTACGCATCACGTAAAATTCTTCCTCATCATATCCATCATTATATTGGTTTACGCGATAGGGCAATCCTATCATTTATCGGCATTGATTGTAGTGCTGGCCTTCGGTTTGTTTTTAAACAACGCCAGCCAGATACATTTTCCGTGGTTCAGGCGTAACTTTTTATACCCTGCCCTGGGGCATGAATTGAAGCAGCTGCTTCAACTATCGGCCGAGAGCGCCTTTTTAATGCGGACCTTCTTTTTCGTGTTATTCGGCTTTACCATGAACATACACCAGTTTAATGATCTTGGCTTATTGATATTGGGCGTGCTGGTGATCGTATCGATCTATCTGATCAGGTTTTTATACATCAAGCTGGCTTTAAAAACCGATATGATGCCCGAATTGGTATTAGTGCCACGCGGATTGATCAGTGTACTGCTGTTTTATAACCTGCCCGAAAAGCTGCAACTACCGCAGATAGATACGGGGCTGCTGTTTATCGTTATCCTATCTACAAGCGTTATTATGAGCCTGGGCCTGCTGGGTAGCCGGAAGTATAAAATACCCGAAGGACAGGAATTTGATAATGTGTAA